The DNA region ACTACGGACTCTAATATAGCAGTAATAAGTTTACTTTTTTTAGGATTTCTGTCTGCGACGTGCGAGGTAGTCCAATTTAATTCATTAGCCTATTCTATTAACCTAATTTTTACATTAATTATCATTAATTCCATCTTTTGCGTAATGTCAGTTATTAAAACAGTCTTTGAACAATTTGCATAATCCTTGACTTCATACATAAGAATACATAGAATGTTATGTAGGAATACGACATTGAATTTGGATCAGTACCTATTAAACCAAGCATTAAAATTTCATCCTGATCCTTATTAATTTTGAAGAATATAGAGAATTCGAGTCAACTGAACAAATCAAACTAAAATACTCAAAAGGAAAACTAATAAAAATAAAATGAACAGTTACATACGAATAGCCGCAGTGGTGCCAGAATTAAAAGTGGCAGATGTTGAATTTAATACACAAGAAATTATTTTGTCCTTACAATTGGCGAAGCAGGAAGGGGCGGAGATTGTATTATTTCCAGAGCTAGCAATTACTGGGTATACTTGTGCGGATTTGTTTTATCAATCCAAACTAAGAAGGGAAACGATAAATGCTTTGGTAGAAATAGCCAATGTTAGTAGGTTACTTGATATTACAACTGTCGTGGGACTTCCTGTAGAAGTAAATGGAAAACTATTCAACTGTGGGGCATTTATTTCTAATGGGCTTATTCTAGGTATTGTGACTAAGACCTATTTGCCTACGACGGGAGAGTTTTATGAAGAAAGATGGTTTTCGAGTGAGAAAGATAGAGTGGCTGAGTTTGTAGTCGTGAATGGAAAAGAAATTCCGTTTGGAGCCGATTTATTATTTACAACTGAAAACTTTTCTGAGTTAAAAATAGGAATTGAAATATGTGAAGATCTATGGGCTGTCATTCCGCCTAGCAGTGATTTGTCGCTTGCGGGTGCTACTTTACTTTTAAACCCTTCTGCGAGTAATGAGATACTCGGTAAATTTGAATACCGCAAAGAATTAGTTCGCCAACAATCAGCAAGATGTCTTGCGGCTTACGTCTATTCATCGGCTGGGGCAAATGAATCTTCGACCGATGTGGTTTATTCCGGTCATACACTCATTGCGGAGAATGGGTCTATTCTGGCGGAATCCTCTCGTTATTCTTTTCAAACAGAAGTCACTATTGTCGACATTGACATTGAGAGACTTGTAAATGAAAGAATTAGAAATAGTAGCTTTTCGAAATCGATTCCCACTCGAAAATTTAGAGAAATTCCATTTACCTTGACACGATTTATTAAAGAGAAGCTAATCCGTGTTATTCCTAGAATGCCTTTTGTGCCTTCCGATATTTCTAAACGAAATGCAAATTGTGAAGAGATTTTTCTAATCCAATCGACTGGTCTTGCAAAGCGACTCCGACATACAAACTCCAAAAAAGTTGTAATTGGACTTTCGGGAGGACTCGATTCCACTCTTGCACTTTTGGTTTGCGCAAAAGCATTTGAACTATTAAATCTAGAAATAGAAGGAATTATTTGTATAACTATGCCAGGATTTGGAACTACAGACAGAACTCGCACGAATGCGGAAATGCTTGCATACGAACTCGGGACAAGCCTACATATTATCTCAATCGCGGATGCTGTCCTACAACATTTTAAAGACATAGGGCAAGATGTGAATATGCATGACATTACTTATGAGAATTCACAAGCAAGAGAACGTACGCAAATCCTCATGGATCTGGCTAACAAAGAAAATGCGCTTGTCATAGGAACAGGGGATATGTCTGAGTTGGCGCTAGGTTGGTGCACCTACAACGGAGATCAGATGTCTATGTATGGGGTAAATGCTGGTATCCCCAAAACACTCGTTCGTTATTTGATTGAGTGGAGAGCCGACGCTGAATACAAAAATGAAATCGGAAAAATTCTGCACGATATTTGTGATACTCCTGTATCACCGGAACTTCTTCCTTCCAAAGACGGCGAGATTGTGCAAAAGACCGAGGAGGTTGTTGGTCCTTATCTCCTGCACGATTTCTTTTTATACTATATGCTTAGAATGAATTTTGCCCCTTCTAAAATTTTCTTTCTCGCCAAACAAACATTTGCCGGTGAGTTTGATGATGATACTATTCTTAAATGGATGAAAGTATTTTATAAACGATTTTTCTCTCAACAATTCAAACGCTCTGCTATGCCCGATGGTCCTAAGGTTGGTTCGGTTGCACTTTCTCCCCGTGGTGACTTACGTATGCCCAGTGACGCGAGCGCCAATATGTGGTTATCCGAGATTGAAGGACTTTAAACAAAAGTGGAAATATAATTGCCCGTTAGTATTTTTATCCTTATCGAAAAAAATCATAATCGGGAGACACTTACTTTACCAAAAGTGATTCGCACTAGGAGCTTGACTTCACTACCGAATTTGACAACAAATAGTATAATTTAAAAATACTCATTCACCAAATCAGTAAAATGTTTACCGCGTTCTTCAAAATTATTGTATTGATCAAAGCTTGCGCAAGCGGGAGAAAATATTACCATTTCGAATTTTGTATTGTCTGCTAAATCCCTAATGTTTTTTACAGCCTCAGCGAGATTTTCTTTTACATGGAGTTTATCTTTTAGACATTCGGACAATTCTTTTTCCCAGTAAAGTCTTGCTTCACCTATCAAGAATACAATAACGTTTAGTTCTTTCAAGCGGTTTGTGAGGGGAGAAAGTTCTTCGTTCTTTTGTTTACCTCCAAGTATAAGGATAATAGGAGTTTGGCGCTTTATCCCAGCAAGTCCAGAAAGCATACTGTGAATATTTGTTGATTTGGAATCGTTTATAAATGTTACATCTTTCCAAGTTTTAATTTTCTGAAATCGATACAGTAATCCAGTAAAATCACTTATGGCAGATTGGATATTTTCCGGAATACATTGACTAGCCTCGCAAATTAATATACTAGCAGCCAAATTTTCTAGATTGTGTTTTCCTTGCAGAGGGAATTCTTGGGTGGAGTAGATATATTTTTCTGTAATAATTTTATTTTCTTCCGAAAGAATTTTGGCGTCACAGTCATTTGATTCACCGAATAACATATATTTTCCGTTAATATCTTTAGAATTTAGATTTAGGTTTTCAATTAAACGTTTATTAGTTACAAAAATAGAATCTGGACTATCTCTATTAATAATTTTACTTTTGGCATTAAGGTAATTCTCCATTGTCCCATGTCTTTCTAAATGGTCCGGAGCTATATTTAAAAATGCTGATATATGAGGATTTAAATATCCAGAATCTTCTAATTGATAACTACTCAATTCAAGAACAGCGAAGTCTAATTTTTCTTGGCAGAATTCAATGAACGGAACACCAATGTTTCCACCCATTTTCGACTTTGGAAAAGACTTTTGCAGGATGTGATGGGTTAGGGCTGTGGTTGTGGATTTTCCGTCGGTTCCTGTGATTCCAATGATTTTGCCTTCGAAGAAGGATTTTGCAAATTCGATTTCGCTATATAGGGGAATGTTTTGTTTTTTAAGCTCTATGATAATTGGATGGTTGGGTTTGAATCCCGGACTTTTGACTGCAAACTTGGGTAGTGGTAGGTTTTCTAATTCTATCGTATCTGGGTAGTAGGAAATCCCTTCTATATTACGCTGTGGTTTCGCATCTACAAGCAGAATTTCGCAATTAAATTGGATTAGAAATTCTACAACGGCTTTTCCGGTAATGCCGCCTCCAATTACTAGGACTTTGGGTTGGTTTTTTAATATTTCAATCAAGTTCATAAATTTTTTGAAAAAGTTTCATTGACACAATCTATGGGTTGGGGTAGATGTATATATTATTTTTTAGGATACATACCTTGCTTAAACATACAAACAAAGGCGATATACTAGTAGTTTATCTTGAAGGGCGTTTAGACGTTTCCGTTGCAAATGAAGTAGAAGAAGGCCTTGCCGAAATCATAGATAATGGTGGTCATAAAAAGGTTCTTCTAAATATGGAAGGGATTGAATATATGTCATCTTCAGGCTTTAGAGCTTGTATTTCCACACTTAGAAAGTTAAACTCTAAAGAAGGGGTTTTAAAAATGTGCAATATCAAACCAGCAGTCAAAAGAATCTTTGACGTCATAGAATTAACATCTTTGTTTGATATTTATCCAACAGAAGCAGATGCTCTTGCTGATTTCAAATAATCAGATTTATATTTTTTAGCCATTAACCCGATCCTCCAAAAAATTATCCAACAAAAGGAGTTAGAAGTTTCTAAAACTCCTTTTTATATGGATTTTCCTAAACCTAAATACTCTCTTTTAGATTCGCTTAGAGCAAACTCAGACTCCATCATTGCGGAATGCAAAAAAGCAAGTCCTTCAATGGGTGTGATTAGAGAAAATTATGATCCTGTTTCT from Leptospiraceae bacterium includes:
- a CDS encoding NAD(+) synthase, which encodes MNSYIRIAAVVPELKVADVEFNTQEIILSLQLAKQEGAEIVLFPELAITGYTCADLFYQSKLRRETINALVEIANVSRLLDITTVVGLPVEVNGKLFNCGAFISNGLILGIVTKTYLPTTGEFYEERWFSSEKDRVAEFVVVNGKEIPFGADLLFTTENFSELKIGIEICEDLWAVIPPSSDLSLAGATLLLNPSASNEILGKFEYRKELVRQQSARCLAAYVYSSAGANESSTDVVYSGHTLIAENGSILAESSRYSFQTEVTIVDIDIERLVNERIRNSSFSKSIPTRKFREIPFTLTRFIKEKLIRVIPRMPFVPSDISKRNANCEEIFLIQSTGLAKRLRHTNSKKVVIGLSGGLDSTLALLVCAKAFELLNLEIEGIICITMPGFGTTDRTRTNAEMLAYELGTSLHIISIADAVLQHFKDIGQDVNMHDITYENSQARERTQILMDLANKENALVIGTGDMSELALGWCTYNGDQMSMYGVNAGIPKTLVRYLIEWRADAEYKNEIGKILHDICDTPVSPELLPSKDGEIVQKTEEVVGPYLLHDFFLYYMLRMNFAPSKIFFLAKQTFAGEFDDDTILKWMKVFYKRFFSQQFKRSAMPDGPKVGSVALSPRGDLRMPSDASANMWLSEIEGL
- the murD gene encoding UDP-N-acetylmuramoyl-L-alanine--D-glutamate ligase codes for the protein MNLIEILKNQPKVLVIGGGITGKAVVEFLIQFNCEILLVDAKPQRNIEGISYYPDTIELENLPLPKFAVKSPGFKPNHPIIIELKKQNIPLYSEIEFAKSFFEGKIIGITGTDGKSTTTALTHHILQKSFPKSKMGGNIGVPFIEFCQEKLDFAVLELSSYQLEDSGYLNPHISAFLNIAPDHLERHGTMENYLNAKSKIINRDSPDSIFVTNKRLIENLNLNSKDINGKYMLFGESNDCDAKILSEENKIITEKYIYSTQEFPLQGKHNLENLAASILICEASQCIPENIQSAISDFTGLLYRFQKIKTWKDVTFINDSKSTNIHSMLSGLAGIKRQTPIILILGGKQKNEELSPLTNRLKELNVIVFLIGEARLYWEKELSECLKDKLHVKENLAEAVKNIRDLADNTKFEMVIFSPACASFDQYNNFEERGKHFTDLVNEYF
- a CDS encoding STAS domain-containing protein, with translation MLKHTNKGDILVVYLEGRLDVSVANEVEEGLAEIIDNGGHKKVLLNMEGIEYMSSSGFRACISTLRKLNSKEGVLKMCNIKPAVKRIFDVIELTSLFDIYPTEADALADFK